The proteins below are encoded in one region of Bremerella sp. P1:
- a CDS encoding DUF1501 domain-containing protein yields the protein MSIENNQSAMTRRGFLQNSGIGFGSIALASLLQQESSAGTFAPHMMPRAKHVIYLHMIGAPSQLDLFEPKPELVKRHNQPCPAEVTKDRDFAFIGKTSTLAGSPFKYTQHGSSGHSFSELLPNLAGVSDEIAMIHSIHTEEINHAPAQMFLHSGFGRGGRPSFGSWVSYGLGSENENLPGYIVLLSGPKGGAGTSLWSSGFLPSIHQGIQFRSEGDPVLFLSSPKDHTAKDRRHVLDAVSDLNRQQFAATGDPEIETRIEQYEMAFRMQASVPDLMNLEGETKETLALYGAEPGKASFANNCLLARRLVERGVRLIELYDADWDHHSGLDKRLPAKCKQTDRPIAALITDLKRRGLLDDTLIVWGSEFGRTPLRQGGSTKGTSVAGRDHHKDAFTMWLAGGGVKGGVSHGRTDDFGMDIVENGVHVHDLNATILHLLGIDHERLTYRYQGREFRLTDVHGNLIRPILA from the coding sequence ATGAGCATTGAAAACAACCAATCCGCCATGACGCGCCGTGGGTTTCTGCAAAACTCAGGCATCGGATTTGGCAGCATCGCGCTTGCTTCGCTACTGCAACAGGAAAGTAGCGCCGGGACCTTTGCTCCGCACATGATGCCGCGAGCCAAGCATGTGATCTACCTGCACATGATTGGTGCCCCTTCGCAGTTGGATCTGTTCGAACCGAAGCCGGAGCTGGTCAAACGTCATAATCAGCCCTGCCCTGCGGAAGTCACCAAGGATCGCGACTTCGCTTTCATTGGCAAGACCTCCACGCTCGCCGGTTCCCCATTTAAATACACCCAGCATGGATCGAGCGGACACAGCTTTTCGGAGCTGCTGCCCAACCTGGCCGGTGTCTCGGATGAGATCGCGATGATCCATTCGATTCACACAGAAGAGATCAACCATGCCCCGGCGCAGATGTTCCTCCATTCCGGATTCGGACGGGGTGGTCGACCTAGTTTTGGGTCGTGGGTTTCCTATGGCCTTGGTTCCGAGAACGAAAACCTGCCAGGCTACATCGTCCTGCTAAGCGGCCCCAAGGGTGGTGCCGGTACAAGTCTGTGGTCGAGTGGTTTCCTGCCCAGTATTCACCAGGGCATCCAGTTCCGTTCGGAAGGAGACCCGGTCCTCTTCCTATCGAGCCCGAAGGATCACACCGCTAAGGACCGCCGCCACGTGTTGGACGCGGTATCGGACCTCAACCGGCAGCAGTTCGCTGCGACCGGCGATCCTGAGATTGAAACGCGGATCGAACAGTATGAGATGGCCTTCCGCATGCAGGCCTCGGTGCCGGACCTGATGAACCTGGAAGGGGAAACCAAGGAGACGCTCGCTCTGTACGGTGCTGAGCCAGGCAAAGCATCGTTTGCCAACAACTGTTTGCTTGCTCGGCGATTAGTTGAACGCGGCGTGCGATTGATCGAACTTTACGATGCCGACTGGGACCATCACAGCGGTCTCGACAAGCGTCTGCCAGCCAAGTGCAAACAAACCGATCGGCCGATTGCCGCGCTGATCACGGACCTCAAGCGACGAGGACTGCTGGACGATACGCTCATCGTGTGGGGTTCCGAGTTTGGCCGAACACCGCTTCGCCAAGGAGGCAGTACCAAAGGGACTTCCGTCGCAGGCCGCGACCACCATAAAGACGCGTTCACCATGTGGCTGGCCGGAGGCGGCGTGAAAGGTGGCGTTAGCCACGGTCGCACCGATGACTTCGGCATGGACATCGTTGAGAACGGCGTCCATGTTCACGACCTCAATGCGACCATTCTGCACCTCTTGGGCATCGATCACGAGCGGCTCACCTACCGCTACCAGGGTCGCGAATTCCGTTTGACCGATGTGCACGGGAATCTTATCCGCCCGATTCTTGCCTAA